A window of Populus trichocarpa isolate Nisqually-1 chromosome 17, P.trichocarpa_v4.1, whole genome shotgun sequence genomic DNA:
ACAAGAATATGAAAGGTACAGCTGAACTTGTGCATGTTTGTTTTACTGTGATATTGTAGTTATCCAAACGGTCCGCATTTTGAGTAAAGATTTTCTATGCTGtcacttttcttctttattgaCAACAAAAGTTTATTCTAAATTGCGCAGTTGTTGACATTGAACTCCTCTATTAGACTTAGACTTTGAAAACCTTTCCCTAAGTTTCTAGTTTCTATCATTTTATGTCAGCTGACTAACTTGTCCTGATTTTTATCCTTGATAAAATTTACTTCTAATCCATGAGTATGTTTTGTGTTACATGTGCTCTGTTCCTCTCTCTCTGTCTGACCAGGGCTGCAAACGAGCCGGGCCAAGCTGAGATTTGATGTGTTTGAGCTTGTCTTGTCTAATTTTAGCAAGGCTCAAGCTCGTGTCATGTTCATGATGAACCTAAAGCATGAGGCTCAATCTTGGCTCCTCTAAAATTTGCTTGGCTCAAGCTCGTCTCAAATTTATTTCTCTGCTTAATGAGCCTATAAATGAGCTAGGCTTAACCTTTGACATgcttataaaatttttatataatttcattatcatGAAAGatcttaaaaacataatttatttcatggatttttaaacaaaatatatctaCATTTCTCAACTCCTGCATAtaacacacacatataattgataaatctttttattaaattttatttcataaaaataatgtttttgattacttattaaattagattatATTATGAAATCTTATACAAGTTGTTTAtcgttttaaattttaacatgcaTATAAATGAGCCTATTTCCAAGCTTTTAAACAATCTTGCTTAGAGTCTAATTCACAAGTTTAATTGAGCCAACTCATGAGCCTTAATTAGCTAAGCTTAACTAAGCTCATTTATATAGCGAGCTTTAAAAATAGGCTTGAATAAGCTCATTATACCTAAACAAACAAGTTCAAACTGAGCCCTAAGCGAGTCAAGCTTCAAGCGACTTATGAGTGGCTTGGCTCATTTGCATCCCTATTTCTAACACACATACATGCAAACAATCATTTAGATCACATGGACATGCATGTGGTTTCTCTTTTACCTTCTTTGGGAAAAGCTAACAAGTGTCCTTGAGGCACTTTTTAAGAGACTAACTATGATAACTAATGGTACTTTTAAATGTTGTGATGACTGGACAAatttaaattctgaaatttttagGAATAACCATTACCCAACCTGTGAATTATCTGAAATAAGAtatcttttttgaatttgtaacGTTATTGGATAAAGAAAAGTTTGAAATTctaaattatctaattattacAATTAGATAACCAGTAAATAATCTATTAAAGGGTGCCTTAAGGACATCTGTTAGCCAGACCCTATTTCCTTTCCTAtcataacttctttttttaacattatgaGATGTTTCACATTTGCTGGTGTCATGCAGGACAACAAATTTATGCTTGAATTTGGCCACTGAGCAAGACAAGATTGTCTCGGAGAAATGGCTACCTGAGCTTAAGACTTCAGTTTTGAATGCCCAAAAGTGTTTGGAAGATTGCAAATACGTGAGAGGTTTGGTGAGTAACAACTGTAGctgaaaatttattgatttttcattgCATTCCCTGCATGTTgttcgagagagagagagtgagattTTGGGTTGGGTTGGGTTGGAATGAAGATAGTTATGTCTTGAATATCCATTTCATCTCTTGATTCTTGATTTGAAATTCGACTTTGACTAGAGTACTGATGTCATTTAAGCAAAATTTGAAGATGTCTGCAGAAGTATGTTTGCTTTGTATTGTGTTAATGTCGCTGTAGCTGTTGAGATTGCTAGGCTCTTTTATTTGGTAGTGGGTTAGTGGGACTGCTGAGGTATTTAGTATATACGACTCTCTGATGAAGTGAATTTCTGGAATTTCTAGCTCACACTTGACCTGTGACCTTGTTGGGATCACTTAAACATACTTAGATTGTCTTTCATAGTAGCTTTGAGATTGGATGGAGTGTTAATTCTTTGGATGATATCTCATGTCTTTTCATGGTTTTCTTGTATACATGGTTATAGGAGGAacccccttttttctttctttctttcagttGTTCAGAAAGTTGAGATAGTGAGAAAAGGAGAGTCCTGTGTCATTGCATTAGGAAAAGCACTTGTTCTTGGCCATTTCTTTTGGTGAATCAAATGTGGAAGGCTAAGGTTGCTTCTAAGGCCAAGAAAAAGCTGTTAGTTAGCTGTTTTTAACAAGATAAGATGTTGGAGGTGCAGTGGCCATATAAAACATCTCCTTTGGATACTGGTGTTGCATGCCTGTGGTGTTGCCACCTTttcattgtattattttattgcgTGAGATATGCAGAATGGTCTTTCTTGCTGGTTTTGGTGGATTAAGGAAAGGAATGTTGTCAAATATTAAGGATTTACTATTCATTCACATGGGAGGAGGAATTATGAAAGGCTTCTTAGAGATGCCTGGAGTTGACTGCTATTTGGCATGTTTGTATAGGAAGGAGTTCCAGGATTTTGAAATCACTATTCATCTCAGCAATTACTTTGGGGTggagttataattttttttatgttgtttaattTGCCTACCGAGCTCGTAGGAGAATATTTTTAGTGAACATCCCAAGTGATAGGAGAGCAccttttattgataaattatgcTGTTTTCGAGGATGCTATGGCTCAACTTTGcatatgtttttcttctctcttcatcaaaagttctatttttttttcccataaaaaaaggATGCATAAAAGAAGAGTAGAACTTGCAAAATATCTATATGATGAAGTTTCCACCAAAGGGTACTACGTTGttataaaagaatcaaaagtgAGGAGCAGGCAGATATAACAATGTTAAAGTCAAGATAGAGAAGAGTAGATGGACCGGTTTGTGTGTCTATTCACTGGCActactattttttctatttcatcttaAACCTTAAATAAGGTGTATGGACAGgggcaacatttttttttccaagagcTAACCAGCTGGACCCTCGAGAGACAAATATTAGAAGAGTTTAGGAATCCAGAAATAACTGCCTAACACAATGCTTAGGCAAACATAAATGTTGTTTGTATCTGTATTTTAAATCAAAGGATAAAATCCTTTATTTTGTTCTAAAAGAAGGATCTTGCCCATCAATGATCACTCACAAGGCTGCGTTAACAATTCCGACTTTGCTTAAGAGTGCTTGCTATGTTTGGACTCAATTGTTGTTTTGTGTCACAATTTGGTTCATATCCTAATGTCTAGGTTTGTGGTAATGTGTTTTTCTGCCCCTTCCTGTGCGGCTTGTCATTCATTCCTATTTTTtcacccttttcttttgatactCATTTTAAAGTGATGGAAAGAATCAATCAGTTCTGTTAATTGTGGTTATCTGTCAAatgtattcttttaattgcagaAGTTTGTCGCCTAGAATTCCATAATTGTTCTGTTCTAAATCTAGCTATAAATCCTTGACATTGTTCTGCAGCTTGACGAGTGGTGGGAGCAACCAGCGTCTACTGTTGTTGACTGGGTTACAGTTGATGGACAAAATGTTGCTGCTTGGCATAATCACGTCAAGCAACTTCTTGCATTTTACGATAAAGAGCTCTTGTGAATAAGATCAATGTGCATTTTTTCCTtgtttggttgtattttttaccACATGCATGTCAACATGGAAGATCACATTTGGGCCAGTTTGGAGCAGGGATACACTTGGCAATGTGAAGAGATCTTCAGGGATGTCCTTTGATTTTGTTAGCAGGAGTGGTGGTGGGGGGTGGTGGTTGGATCTGGTATGCGAGATGAGAGCTTCATACATGGAGGTGGTCAGAGGTAGTCAAGCATCATCGATTTGGAAAACTAATCAAGGGATCCTCCATTGGCTTAGAACATTTTAGGGAGGCGGTAGCGGGTTTCTGCACTGCCTTTTGATTGCGGAATTCTCTCTTTTTCCCACTAATTTTGTACAGAATGGTTAGTGTATGATAGGGCATCTGTTGTTATTGAGTTATGGGTATGTTTACGATTTTTCACTAGTTTCATGCTTGAATActgccattaaaaaaaagtgttgtaGTGTTGCTATTTGATGTAAAAGGAAGCTTTTGAGTTTGCAGGCTGATTTGCTTGATGTACTCCAATTTTTTGCAGGTTAATGTTTGTTTCTGTAGACAGctgtaattttatttgtttctggTTTCATGCGTGATTCTTTCCAATTTAAATTGATGGATGGACTATTAATTGTATCATCTGCCTTGTTTTATTCGGTATATCATCAAAGTATAAACGATGAACAaacttgatatattattttagaagaaaaacaaaatttaaaaaggaaatCGAAAGCTATAAGAAATAATGGCCAtcctagtgttttttttctctccatcaATGCAAATTATCAGactttatataaagaaattgtGATTTACTcttgttaaataattatttccCACGATCCACCCCATCCATCGCTAGCACACAAAATCTTCGCATGCTCACTAGCATCTGTTCATCTCCCTCCATATGCTTACAATTTACATGATGAAGAATGCAATGCTGACCCAAATAAACTATGCTGCTTCCAATCTTTTCTCCAAGGATTTACCCAAATAAACTAAGGTTTATCATTGATCATCTATGCAAATGCTTGGTATATTGGATCAGGAATCAGTCGAAACTTTGCTTGATTTCTCTCTGTGAGTTGCTTTCGGCCTCAACAGCACTACTAAAGTGTTAGGTAAACCAGATGACAGCTCCCCACCATGTTACTGTTGGGGTTCGAGAAGtaagtaaaaaaagagagaaattataaatcataataggatttatatatatataatgattaactaaatatataattaaggcAAGAGCATCGAACAGAGCTGAAGTTGAAGAAACACGCTTTTGAAACTCGCTCCATAAGATCCCAACAATGAAGCTGCTAAATGCCATACATAAAACCAGACCCATGAAACTTCTCTGCTGTGATTTTGTCAACACGGTTTATCATCTCAGGAGTTAAGTAATTCTTGTGATCTCCCGTCCCTCCTTGTCTAAAGAAAGAACTGAGTGGAAATTTAAGCCAGCCCATATGGCCATCATCAGACTTATTGGCCTCATAGTTACTCATTTTCTCAAAGCTACAACTGCTAACAATCTCATCCAGAACATCCTCTTCTTTACCATCACCGTCAAACGGACACCCCAAGAACTCAGCCAGCCTCTTGACATGAGTCTTGGTGTCACTTTTCAGTTCTTCATAAGTGATAAAGAAGACTTTGTGAGGCCTCTCCAAGCTCTCTTTCCAGTACCCTAAAACATGATCATAATAAGGTCCACAGTTGCCAACACCATTGCAGAACTTCTCCACTGCATCCTCTAGAGACCATGGATCTTTAACCTCCTTtgattttggataaaaatgCCATGATGATACCAAGGTGTCCTTCGGATTTCTTGTGATGTAAACAACCCGACAATCTGTTGAATTGATGGTGCCAGAAATGACCTGGTAAGGCAGATGAGTAGCCAAAATCCTGGCTGAGGAATTAGCAGTGCCAGCAAAAGAATCAAAAGACCCTGTTTTTGGCCCATATAGCTGTATCTCTAATGTGGGAACAAGCATATGGGGATGGTTGGTGAGGATGGAATCCCTTGAAGAGCGATTGATGATGGAATATAGCAAAGCTTTGAGCCATGTTGTGCCTGTTTTGGGGTAAGAAGCTAAGACTGTGTCAGTGGGGAGGGGCTTGTAGTGATTCAAGACTTGGTGGGCTGCTTCCAGGAACGGCTGCCtgaaccagaaaccattccattgGCATAGATAGTCATCTCCTCGGAATTTTTCTTTTGGCAGGAATGAATAATCAATTTTCCCACTCTCCATAACCGGTATGGTACAAGGCTTAGAGGGGTTGATGGGATCGGAgaattgtgattgtttttttttttttttattgcaactaTTAAACATGCtcgaatgaattaaaaataaaacacaaacaattatGAACTCGAAGAGGTGTCAGATACTTTAATAAAGGTGTAACTTGACAGCAgcataaaatttgaaagaacaCTTTAGTAATTTACCTTCTTTTGTGAAGTAGCATCAACAAGCTTCTCAGAGTGGATTCCAGCTAATAAAAGTACGGGTATGGATTTCATTTTTATGCAAAGACTTGTAGAGAAATCAGCAATAATGTGTTCAGTTAAACAACTTCACTAAACTAAATTCACAATTTCAGTACTGTTGGATAGTTGTACCGCAGGAGTCAATTACTCTTAtttgataatgatattaatttagcAAAACTAGTATGAAGTCTTCATGACTTCAtcaataactaattaattactaatGCCAAAATTATCGATTTATCTTTCAATTGAAACACAAATTAgcttaaaactttaaattattatatatataaaaaaacccaacatcATAAACTCATTTCCTCTAAATCCCAAGCAAACACTATGTTGTCAAATTAATAAGAAGATACTATTTTTTACATGGACATCTGGACCAGCTTATACACATCTTGACTAATTCTatgagtttttaaattaataaccatgtaaacctctagtgacAATCATATTAGTAATTATAGGGTTCAAACCTAAAATCACAAAGAAATaaactctttaattttaaattttgatcactaaataacataaatttcAATCATAATTAGCTAAAGATGTGAGAGAATAACACTAACTTGTTTGAGGAATTTAcacacaacaaaaacaacaacaaaaaagaggGAGGAGAGGCCACATATGTGATGTCTTGGTGGTTTTAACTcttatgtgaaaagaaatgaTATAATATAAAGTACGATTTgctacaagaaaagaaaagaaattccatAGTAATTAACAATCACATCCCGATCCTTTTGTAGAGAAAGAACTTATCGGAAGGCTTATTTGTCTTCTCATCCTGAATTCTAAAATTCCGATGGAATGCTAATTAATTCCATACATGAAACCTGACTCGTGAAATTTCTCAGCAGTAATTGTGTCAATGCGTTCCACCATTTCGTTGTTCAGATAATTCCTATGATCCCCGACATCTCCTTTCCTAAAGAAGGAACTAAACGGCAATTTCATCCATTGTGAATGCTCACTGGACTTGTTGACCTCATAGTTGCTCAGTTTCTCAAAGCTACAGCCTATCACTATCTCTTCCAAGACCTCTTCCTCACCATCACCATTAAAGGGACACCCCAAGAAATCTGCTAGTCTCTTGACATGAGTCCTGGTGTCATCTTTGAGTTCTTCATAAGTAATGAAAAACACCTTCTCTGGCCTCTCCAAGCTCTCCTTCCAGTACCCCAGAACATGATCATAGTAAGGTCCAAAAGGAACCACCCCGCTACAAAACTTCTCGACGGCCACCTCCAACGGCCATGGCTCTTCATAACTTCTAGACTTCAACACAAATTGCCAGAATGATGTGAGGGTGTCCTTGGGGTTTCGAGTAACATAAATCATGCGACAATCTGATGGTTTGACAGTGTCGGCCAAGAGTTGGTGAGGCAGATGAGTTGCCAAAATCCTGGCTGGTGAACTAGTGCTGGCAAAGGTACTAAAAGATTGTTGTTGTGCTCCATATAATTGAACTTCTAATGTTGGTACAAGCATGTGAGGATGAGTGGTTCTCAAACAGACTCTAGAAGAGCGATTGATGATGGAATATAAGAGAGCTTTGAGCCAAGTTGTGCCAGTTTTTGGGAAAGAAGCTAAGATAACATCACTAGGAAGAGGCTTGAAGTTGTCAAGAACCTGTCGAGTTCCTGGCAGGTATTGGAGTCTGAACCAAAAGCCCTTCCATTGATACAGTTGTTCATCTCCGCACCATTTTTCCGCTGGTAGTGATGAATCATAGTCCTCGTTTGAGTCTCCATTATTCTCCATCAAAACGACACGAATACTGCAGGATATATTTAGTTAGCATAACATTTATTGATTATTAGTTTGTCAAAAAGATTTTGAAGCTAGTAAATACATGAACAAGAATTCACGTTACTGATACAAGAATCTCTCACCAAGAaacaataattgttttaatttgctcttGAAAGGAGTTCACTGCTCAAACAgattagatatatatatattgcccgCTGATCGGTGGAACCGATACTACCCACTCTAATTACAGAGACAGTGAACGggggagaaaaggaaaatatgagCATTTGTTCCTGGGAATCTAATCTTTGAGAAAAGTTAATGTAATACAAggtaaaactattttttgtagGCAACAAAGTACTAGACCTGGTTGGCTAATTAGGGCTTAGAGCTGAAGGAATCTAGTCATGAATCATCATCGTTTTCATTAGATGCCATTGAATAATCTAGAAATATTCTATATATAGCTGTTATGAAAAATTGCTTACCAGTTTCGGAGAGAAATAGCAATATTGCCTTTTGAGTATGCTGCAGATCACCATGTTATTCGATATTCTTTGATATTGGCCACCCATGAAGCGGCTAGTAAAGGGATAGGAAGCATTTCACTCCCCTCATCTTCTTATTTGGATTCGATTCTCagaaatgattgatggattctGCATGTTCATGCTTCTTTACtttcatgaataattttttataagctcAATTACACTCGGCCTTGAGAAACTGGAGAGTGCTCGTCAGGCATTGCCATATATAgtttttgcttggaaataaaTGTATGAGGATGTTAATTAGCTCCATGATTGATCTCTCATTAATCGAAGTTCATAGTGCATGGCTACACCATGTGCGACATGTTCTCAAGTATCACCAGAATTAGGTCTAGTTCTTCAGTATGTattctcaaatattttaatattgatgtgttcatgttcatgttcatgcttttgcattttaatttttatcatggaCCGTGATATTTAGATGTTTCATAGTTCATTCTTAGCATTCATCCTCACATATTgttacctttttaaaaaaaatctcaaattaattaattaatttaaataataataataaaatatgtatttgatttattaCATTTACAGTTTTACAATATCCATTTTCAAGCACCCGTGAAGATAAAGAATGGAGCTTGGAATTAGACATGAAGATGACTCTTTTATATAAGAACAATTCTTTCACTCTCACAAGACATTTTTATCTCTAGTACGATTCTCAAGATCACATGCTCAAGTATTTTATGCGGTAATTATTGTCGTTATTCTGCTTTATAGATTACCATGTATCAagtaatatattaaagtaatatattttctatatttatttttaatattaaaacaattaaattttataaaaatcatgattAGACCTTATagataaacaaaattttttagGGATGAATTTGTTcatgtgattaaaaaaatatttcaattttcaattaattcatttaaatacGACTATGCTATAATGATGTTacatcaactttttaattttaattttaattttttttatttttttataattcgaGATATCTGAACCATCTTATACGCATTAAAACtaatcattaaatttattgaatatcttataagttcaatatatacaaaaagaatcaaattcaGTAACAGAGAAAGAGAATAAGATACTTTCTTTACTAGGCCACGAAAtcaagtgtatttttttaagtataattaGTGAGTGTATTTGATCATAAGGAGGTCATGTGCTTGAACCCATCACTTGCCTATATGgataatgataatgaggatTCTTCTAATGATAATGACTTATGACATGATTGAGTGATTGCAGAAAGCAGCGGCCAAGAAATTCAATGGAGAAACAACTGTTTAATGGGTGGAGAAGAAATCATCCAGCATAAATTCTTATAAAACAGGATCACAGGCGTCTCCATTGACAGAATGGGCAATGGTAAGCCATGCCAGTGAGCAATAATGATCTTCAAAGAGGGTGAAAGATATCCCTGTAGCTCCTGCAAACATCAGTCATCCTGCTCACTCTACTCTACTCTTATGAAGCACATCCAATCTCCAAGGAGTAAAACAACGTCTGtacataacattttattattattattaatatttttctaacttacatgtatttttattaattttacatatatttaaattaacaattatttaaatcttcaaaataactcgaaatgatgaaattgagaagcaATTCCACCGTTCCATACATTATTTTGTTCAGAAGGTGAATGGCATTTACTCAACAATATTCAATCTACATCCTCGAATTTGGTGGTATTAGGTAGAGTACTGTATGGGCACGAAATTTGTATCTACTCTGCATGTCTCGTGAACCAGCAGGGACCCAACCATCCATGATTGGTATTTTGAAACCATCGAAGGAACAAACTCAATAAATGCAACaggttaatattatttatttttaaatataaaaaaatattacaagtataaaaaatattttaaatattttaagtatGATAGATATGTAAGAGTCAAGCGATTTGGATCTGACAGTCATATCTGACCCAAAAAACTTGGATTTGAAGTCTGAAcatgtaataattaaaatgttaagaattatatatttttattttttataagaaaaaacatttcaatta
This region includes:
- the LOC18107351 gene encoding cytosolic sulfotransferase 5 — encoded protein: MESGKIDYSFLPKEKFRGDDYLCQWNGFWFRQPFLEAAHQVLNHYKPLPTDTVLASYPKTGTTWLKALLYSIINRSSRDSILTNHPHMLVPTLEIQLYGPKTGSFDSFAGTANSSARILATHLPYQVISGTINSTDCRVVYITRNPKDTLVSSWHFYPKSKEVKDPWSLEDAVEKFCNGVGNCGPYYDHVLGYWKESLERPHKVFFITYEELKSDTKTHVKRLAEFLGCPFDGDGKEEDVLDEIVSSCSFEKMSNYEANKSDDGHMGWLKFPLSSFFRQGGTGDHKNYLTPEMINRVDKITAEKFHGSGFMYGI
- the LOC18107352 gene encoding cytosolic sulfotransferase 6, whose protein sequence is MENNGDSNEDYDSSLPAEKWCGDEQLYQWKGFWFRLQYLPGTRQVLDNFKPLPSDVILASFPKTGTTWLKALLYSIINRSSRVCLRTTHPHMLVPTLEVQLYGAQQQSFSTFASTSSPARILATHLPHQLLADTVKPSDCRMIYVTRNPKDTLTSFWQFVLKSRSYEEPWPLEVAVEKFCSGVVPFGPYYDHVLGYWKESLERPEKVFFITYEELKDDTRTHVKRLADFLGCPFNGDGEEEVLEEIVIGCSFEKLSNYEVNKSSEHSQWMKLPFSSFFRKGDVGDHRNYLNNEMVERIDTITAEKFHESGFMYGIN